From a region of the Torulaspora globosa chromosome 7, complete sequence genome:
- the MLO127 gene encoding Mlo127p (ancestral locus Anc_1.463), with product MLDTINETHWIIDVLLLGRRNLLIVEPRRFLRGVYSDAMKWDDMEVIKVSDDPTRPQSNNVAASLFWDPLLDREFIFLLKDSGTLEILDSELGIVDVCETGMEQEARSRFLITDPTSGKVFVNLTDNAIYSLDIRRTNDSIRFVKDGGPPRCFYETSGEILFYEAVWHIDLESGGDFITIAVLVDTYVQSGLSFEVIRQTQKGLRSKKGEWESLIELTRLVDLADPSSDAVAPAALKTVPNVGFFLFASNCTIFFDLPPGSRNSISGSKVTNYTLCNGLQSDVLNEAQQKTLRLQRKVILKQGAKGLEFTVFTNSRYAFSARLDLIFEHPEEYIDEWGELTVECAAILPAEAAEGFNNSVMNVITINPSTALIWSRRTGITFINLTTMCQIHSLEFSQPSSLYAGTMGYDISRLIACCGFDGGEGYIQSISYGYKKLLLHKTDIITLKENVLSVWLTKDDLWWKTESGLLMSKYTIAESNPEVSYVTWSGQKLSTVESVLVSVNIWDDDDGNFVWLNGDGVINWSMSHRSVKIASGKIPLDAQLQLACMKNPNGSYFTVVNVENKMTLVSDETVTTTRDLGSGLESSSVCDLFIIPGPELRHMLIGTTDGSIKLFDLQTFRVQATLRVGSKKLRFCGIPKSRFIFAYTEEDLILVEIDRIEGYNISKVHFTSTINFMSARNIGEIYIFDKKGLISCFEMPSTIDEPTEIRECLIVPSDCPTKFISFGCSNRLIVASSMRTTYNAAQCANSYSSCLLLFDIESQEQLFSYDLSDRYPQAIISDIVAIPYEGPHVNGAPLRKELLYAKRLTLSRCFLVALNFENAEDDTLDNLLLFSIDENKCTLDFHCSLKIHWVITALSNYHANTFVVSGECLQIFTIDYLLQENAFRISQASNSVPVFGYPIKVLGKIPNIISSTMEEGSKSTERSTTALVVNLLEGLQEYSVSSGQVSALHSSNRPTTYQIKPASGPRKRVPFLLNSTESNRAIIDCALVLYDQVFWIAVAYSDCSLEVYCIESGKDGIQLLNRMAHIKLDCQITALTTFGRTKQERPAGSENLDHMFSLSKPSGAQLFCVSTVRGGIYTLEESRLRLWLDTQDDMC from the coding sequence ATGTTGGATACAATCAATGAGACACATTGGATCATTGATGTGCTTCTCCTTGGCCGGCGCAATCTGTTGATTGTGGAACCGAGACGTTTCCTTAGAGGGGTTTACTCTGATGCGATGAAATGGGATGACATGGAGGTTATCAAGGTCAGTGACGACCCTACACGCCCTCAGAGCAATAATGTAGCAGCATCACTCTTTTGGGATCCCCTGTTGGACCGAGAGTTCATCTTCCTGCTTAAGGATTCTGGCACTCTGGAGATACTGGACAGTGAATTAGGAATCGTTGATGTTTGTGAGACTGGAATGGAACAAGAGGCCAGAAGCAGATTCCTGATCACGGACCCGACAAGTGGGAAGGTTTTTGTGAATTTGACAGATAACGCAATTTACTCGCTGGACATCCGCAGAACGAATGACAGCATTCGTTTTGTCAAGGATGGCGGGCCTCCAAGATGTTTCTATGAGACTTCTGGTGAGATTTTGTTCTACGAAGCAGTATGGCACATTGATCTGGAATCAGGCGGGGACTTTATTACCATTGCTGTGCTTGTCGATACTTATGTGCAGTCTGGGCTGTCTTTTGAAGTGATTCGGCAGACGCAGAAAGGCTTGCGAAGCAAGAAAGGCGAATGGGAATCTCTCATTGAACTTACTCGTTTGGTGGACTTGGCAGATCCTTCGAGCGATGCTGTGGCTCCCGCGGCTTTGAAGACAGTGCCTAATGTTGgattctttctctttgcaTCTAATTGCACCATTTTCTTCGACCTACCGCCTGGTTCACGCAATAGCATCAGTGGCTCCAAAGTTACCAATTATACCTTATGCAATGGGCTTCAATCAGATGTGTTGAATGAAGCCCAGCAGAAGACCCTTCGCCTTCAGCGCAAAGTTATCTTGAAACAAGGCGCTAAGGGATTGGAGTTTACTGTGTTTACAAACAGTCGATATGCTTTCAGCGCCAGGCTGGATCTAATTTTCGAGCATCCGGAAGAGTATATAGATGAATGGGGTGAGCTAACGGTGGAATGCGCAGCAATATTGCCAGCTGAGGCTGCAGAAGGTTTCAACAATTCTGTTATGAATGTAATCACAATTAATCCTTCCACCGCACTGATATGGAGTCGTCGAACGGGTATCACGTTCATCAACTTGACGACAATGTGCCAAATCCACTCACTGGAATTTTCACAGCCTTCGTCCTTATATGCTGGAACTATGGGCTATGATATCAGTAGGCTAATTGCATGCTGCGGTTTTGACGGAGGTGAGGGCTATATCCAGAGTATATCTTATGGTTACAAAAAGCTGCTTTTGCACAAGACAGACATCATCACTTTAAAAGAGAACGTTCTTAGCGTATGGCTGACGAAGGATGATTTGTGGTGGAAAACTGAGAGCGGGCTACTTATGAGTAAGTACACTATTGCTGAATCGAATCCCGAAGTTTCTTACGTCACCTGGAGCGGTCAGAAATTAAGCACCGTTGAGTCAGTGCTGGTGTCAGTTAACATTTGggatgacgacgatggTAACTTCGTTTGGTTGAACGGGGACGGTGTGATCAACTGGAGTATGAGCCATCGATCAGTAAAAATAGCGTCCGGTAAAATACCACTAGATGCACAATTACAATTGGCCTGTATGAAGAATCCTAATGGTTCATACTTTACAGTAGTTAATGTCGAAAACAAAATGACTTTGGTGAGCGATGAAACCGTAACTACCACGAGAGATCTGGGATCCGGCTTGGAGTCTTCTTCGGTATGcgatcttttcatcatccCTGGCCCCGAGTTGCGACATATGTTGATCGGAACTACCGACGGAAGTATTAAACTGTTCGATTTGCAGACTTTTCGAGTTCAAGCGACATTAAGGGTAGGTTCTAAGAAACTTCGTTTCTGCGGGATTCCTAAGAGCCGTTTCATTTTTGCATATACCGAGGAAGATCTCATACTGGTAGAGATTGATCGCATAGAGGGCTACAATATCAGTAAGGTACATTTTACATCCACGATCAATTTTATGAGTGCCAGAAATATCGGGGAGATATACATTTTTGACAAAAAGGGCTTGATATCTTGTTTTGAGATGCCGAGTACGATCGACGAGCCTACTGAGATTAGAGAGTGCTTGATTGTTCCTTCGGATTGCCCAACAAAATTCATTTCGTTTGGGTGTTCGAATAGGTTGATTGTTGCTAGCTCGATGCGCACTACATACAATGCTGCTCAATGTGCTAATAGCTATTCAAGTTGCTTACTGCTTTTTGATATTGAATCTCAGGAACAATTGTTTTCGTACGACCTCTCGGATAGGTATCCTCAGGCAATAATCTCGGATATAGTAGCAATACCATATGAAGGACCTCATGTTAATGGAGCGCCGCTTCGGAAGGAACTTCTTTATGCAAAGCGATTAACACTCAGCAGATGCTTTCTGGTCGCGCTAAATTTTGAAAACGCAGAAGATGATACCCTTGATAACCTATTGCTATTCTccattgatgaaaataAATGTACCTTAGATTTTCATTGCAGTCTGAAGATTCACTGGGTTATTACAGCGTTAAGCAACTACCACGCCAACACGTTCGTTGTTTCCGGTGAATGTTTGCAGATCTTCACAATCGATTACCTTTTACAGGAGAACGCATTCAGGATTTCGCAGGCCTCTAATTCGGTACCTGTCTTTGGCTATCCCATAAAAGTCCTGGGCAAGATTCCTAACATCATATCATCCACGATGGAGGAAGGCTCAAAATCTACAGAGAGAAGTACGACAGCCCTTGTGGTGAACCTGCTCGAGGGATTACAAGAATACAGTGTATCATCGGGGCAGGTCAGTGCCTTGCACTCCTCCAATAGGCCTACCACTTATCAGATCAAACCTGCTTCCGGGCCACGAAAGAGGGTTCCATTTTTGCTAAATTCTACAGAAAGTAACCGGGCCATTATCGACTGTGCTTTGGTACTCTATGATCAAGTGTTTTGGATTGCGGTAGCTTATTCTGACTGCAGTTTAGAAGTTTATTGCATTGAAAGCGGCAAAGACGGGATCCAATTACTGAATAGAATGGCACACATAAAATTGGACTGCCAAATAACTGCTCTTACCACCTTTGGACGGACTAAGCAAGAGAGACCTGCTGGCTCAGAAAATCTTGACCATATGTTCAGTTTGTCAAAACCCAGTGGGGCTCAACTGTTTTGTGTTTCGACAGTTAGAGGTGGCATTTACACATTAGAGGAATCCCGTCTCCGACTTTGGTTGGATACGCAAGATGATATGTGTTGA
- a CDS encoding uncharacterized protein (ancestral locus Anc_1.464) — MDNLKALDQVLRVEKSSVPPRRTGILYSTKLEGSIRFLGCQRLHDERHYVVCTSEGLHLFDRTVLKASYGSFGRCFSYLYVETETKDLAPLHAMFMSDGHVQLFEIDHHSIELHTSFSISHQPVDYGRAFISAASSGAIYVSFDSQTIFQCNKVGNLREIYKVGMGELMSFFFMRNGAFLFCLYRHKSTGHFYIEIAKFTTDKCFGDDEEDDSFYLPSGTYITSNRHRLKAADQTNCYFKNLNDVCAICITSQHTYILEPESPLVTVKNLRGLNLRDAIGVNGSAYLIESRNQYVVRASVFDGSGNVMESAIELRPKVPQRATWTQTPLLAGQTFEQDELSFVDQLFTQNFSSYLLVSSLTGVSIVDRMKHSISIILPGQSKKVSDGNCIPKDGSDLDSHIFCGAYTKSHGFIEKRTLVYETDIIQPIAKKQLLHHPVVNLWDIDRGLLYESMGYLYSTITDKRIIYFENSLWLTRNNVKIDVLQEGTVSVSEIDVAAEGTTCCVSVISVDGILKVLDYRDSEQSEILLSLDLGVTNIQNGKSAVLYSADDNCYYAICYHAHGCLKFFRDAVRIRIQSMGMDYFLSDLLLKSANGGLYVVLTSIDGRAKVLEWESGKCVLDISASSGSSVKILDLGRRSPCVLFYNENDCILANLDGMVYGRLDIGTRPVKIITASSESEGMVYLLDDNGCLNTLRFLSCYDYRSRMLSTVWKSDLYDLPDCVPMRLLPFSDPALAVLILKFKETGRLSASLFDYDKMCLVDSQDLGTSDSHLSNVLLRSLDDDSIPSESLRIFMKRFLIICCATDRESNIHVLHLNGYKLERLHSEQLPFPVLSICLIKAGTKILLGGSQTVSYEIKYEPKEHVITLNRMATNLVGKSAEHLRPPLFYSCRNNSCMAISLLGHYCEFDFSSSEMGGSQVCSHRRLARFGSYPLVQVVTKRLPNRRDVGLQSEASTKGSSFKTSADILRTLSASLTTGPEEFYMLTIDCGGYVNLYNGAADAPIGHFRLTSPMLSASPIATQHVGLQLGRLPGRRKDTRSLFMITCTDGLAYIVSEAYGFAKSDLGDARLLAIGSTTSG; from the coding sequence ATGGATAACCTCAAAGCGCTCGATCAGGTTTTGAGGGTTGAAAAAAGCTCAGTGCCACCGAGACGGACAGGCATTCTGTATAGTACAAAGCTGGAAGGCTCAATTCGATTTCTAGGATGTCAAAGACTACATGATGAACGGCATTACGTTGTTTGCACTAGCGAGGGCCTTCACTTATTTGATAGGACTGTTTTGAAGGCAAGTTATGGCTCTTTTGGTCGCTGCTTCTCCTATCTCTATGTGGAAACAGAGACCAAAGATCTGGCACCTCTTCACGCTATGTTTATGAGCGACGGTCATGTCCAGTTATTCGAAATTGACCATCACTCAATTGAGCTGCATACGAGCTTCTCAATTTCTCATCAACCTGTGGATTATGGTAGAGCTTTTATTTCAGCAGCCAGTTCCGGTGCAATCTACGTCTCTTTTGATTCTCAAACCATTTTCCAATGCAACAAGGTGGGGAATCTACGGGAGATATATAAGGTCGGAATGGGCGAGCTTatgtctttcttctttatGAGAAATGGCGCATTTTTATTCTGTTTGTACCGGCATAAGTCAACAGGTCACTTTTACATTGAAATCGCTAAGTTTACTACCGATAAATGCTTTggagatgatgaagaggatgatTCTTTCTACCTGCCCTCTGGAACGTACATCACGTCTAATAGACATCGTTTGAAGGCGGCCGATCAAACAAACTGctacttcaagaacctAAATGATGTTTGTGCCATTTGCATCACTTCACAGCACACATACATACTCGAACCTGAATCCCCATTAGTTACTGTGAAAAATCTTAGAGGCCTTAATTTGAGGGACGCCATTGGTGTTAATGGATCGGCATACTTAATTGAGTCTCGGAACCAGTATGTCGTGAGAGCCAGTGTTTTTGATGGTTCTGGAAATGTGATGGAATCAGCTATTGAGCTCCGCCCTAAAGTACCCCAGAGAGCCACATGGACTCAAACTCCCTTGCTAGCAGGTCAGActtttgaacaagatgaacTGAGCTTCGTCGATCAACTTTTCACCCAGAACTTTAGTTCGTATTTGTTAGTATCGAGTTTAACGGGCGTTAGTATTGTGGATCGAATGAAACACTCCATATCGATCATCCTGCCAGGGCAATCGAAAAAGGTCTCTGACGGTAATTGCATTCCAAAGGACGGCTCAGATCTCGACTCTCATATATTCTGTGGAGCATATACTAAGAGCCATGGCTTCATTGAGAAGCGAACATTAGTATACGAGACCGACATAATTCAGCCAATTGCAAAAAAACAGCTCTTACATCACCCTGTGGTTAACTTGTGGGATATAGATCGCGGACTACTCTATGAATCCATGGGTTATCTGTATAGTACTATCACGGATAAGAGAATCATATACTTTGAGAATAGCCTTTGGCTAACAAGAAATAATGTAAAGATAGATGTTCTGCAAGAGGGAACTGTTTCGGTTTCCGAAATAGATGTAGCCGCTGAGGGAACGACGTGCTGCGTTTCAGTCATCTCAGTAGATGGGATTCTCAAGGTGCTCGATTACCGAGACAGCGAACAGTCGGAAATTCTGCTTTCTTTGGATTTAGGTGTGACTAATATTCAAAATGGCAAGTCTGCCGTTCTTTATAGCGCTGATGATAATTGCTATTACGCTATCTGTTACCATGCTCACGGCTGTCTCAAGTTTTTCCGTGACGCAGTTCGAATTAGAATCCAGAGTATGGGAATGGATTACTTCCTATCAGATTTACTTCTGAAATCTGCAAATGGTGGCCTTTACGTCGTTCTCACTAGCATCGATGGGCGGGCCAAGGTTCTCGAGTGGGAAAGTGGTAAATGCGTGCTTGACATATCAGCTTCGTCCGGGTCCAGCGTTAAGATCCTCGATTTGGGCAGGAGATCACCATGCGTGCTATTTTATAACGAGAACGATTGTATCCTTGCCAATCTCGATGGCATGGTCTATGGAAGGCTGGATATCGGTACTCGTCCAGTGAAGATCATAACGGCAAGCTCTGAAAGTGAGGGAATGGTATATCTTCTCGACGATAATGGCTGTTTAAACACCCTAAGGTTTTTGTCATGTTATGATTATCGGTCTAGGATGTTATCAACTGTATGGAAATCTGACCTCTATGATTTGCCTGACTGTGTGCCAATGCGTCTTCTGCCATTTTCCGACCCAGCACTGGCTGTCCTAATCCTAAAATTCAAAGAGACAGGACGCCTGAGTGCTAGCCTTTTCGATTACGACAAGATGTGTCTCGTCGACAGTCAGGACCTTGGCACAAGTGACTCTCACTTGTCAAATGTTTTACTTCGGAgccttgatgatgatagCATACCTTCAGAATCGTTACGGATATTTATGAAAAGATTTCTTATCATCTGTTGCGCAACAGACAGAGAATCGAACATTCACGTTCTCCATTTAAATGGCTACAAGCTTGAGCGTTTACACTCTGAGCAACTGCCTTTCCCTGTCTTATCGATCTGCTTGATAAAAGCCGGTACTAAGATCCTGTTGGGAGGGAGTCAGACAGTCAGCTACGAGATAAAATATGAGCCTAAAGAACACGTAATAACATTGAACCGCATGGCGACGAACCTTGTTGGAAAATCTGCAGAGCACCTGCGACCGCCTCTGTTTTATTCCTGCAGAAATAACTCATGTATGGCTATATCCCTGCTTGGGCATTACTGCGAGTTTGATTTCTCATCTAGTGAAATGGGAGGAAGCCAGGTATGCTCACATCGCAGACTGGCTCGTTTCGGATCCTATCCATTAGTACAGGTAGTGACCAAGAGGTTGCCGAACCGAAGGGACGTCGGCCTTCAATCCGAGGCTTCAACAAAGGGATCTTCATTCAAGACGAGTGCGGATATTCTCAGGACTTTGTCGGCTTCGCTTACCACCGGTCCTGAGGAATTCTACATGCTTACCATTGATTGTGGCGGCTACGTGAACCTATACAACGGAGCAGCGGATGCACCAATAGGTCACTTCCGTCTTACGAGCCCCATGCTCAGTGCTTCTCCAATAGCCACACAACATGTCGGCCTGCAGCTAGGCCGTTTGCCTGGGAGGCGGAAGGACACGCGGTCGCTCTTCATGATAACCTGTACGGACGGCCTCGCTTACATCGTGAGCGAGGCCTACGGCTTCGCAAAATCGGACTTGGGGGACGCCCGCCTGCTCGCCATAGGCTCCACCACTAGCGGGTAA
- the SNU13 gene encoding RNA binding protein SNU13 (ancestral locus Anc_1.465), whose translation MSAPNPKAFPLADEALSQQILDVVQQASNLRQLKKGANEATKTLNRGISEFIIMAADCEPIEILLHLPLLCEDKNVPYVFVPSRVALGRACGVSRPVIAASITTNDASSIKNQIYAVKDKIETLLI comes from the coding sequence atgtcaGCACCAAACCCAAAAGCATTTCCTTTGGCCGATGAGGCGTTGAGCCAACAAATCTTGGACGTTGTTCAACAGGCTTCGAACTTGAGacaattgaagaagggtGCAAATGAGGCGAccaagactttgaaccGTGGTATCTCGGAATTTATCATCATGGCTGCTGACTGTGAGCCAATTGAAATTTTGTTGCACCTGCCATTGTTGTGTGAGGACAAGAACGTTCCATATGTGTTTGTTCCTTCGAGAGTTGCCTTGGGCAGAGCTTGTGGTGTGTCGAGGCCTGTTATTGCAGCTTCGATTACCACCAACGATGCTTCTTCGATCAAGAACCAAATTTACGCCGTTAAGGACAAGATCGAGACCTTGTTGATCTAG
- the GEF1 gene encoding Gef1p (ancestral locus Anc_1.466), with protein sequence MSGAYSRLGKGDDGRNRFENIAETQNFDSFVTIDLVSEENTPISGKYGDRYDFGVRFRRLRKLIWDRCSTVVTLTLIAVTIGCIAGFLQIFTETLVNWKTGYCARNWLLNKSFCCVEKEVLSSQKSPLLTKRQEMECVNNGLWATWSFGPLPFLIFFSLSVLFALVSTLLVKHVAPMATGSGITEIKVWVSGFKYKDEFLNLSTLVVKSIALPLTISSGLSVGKEGPSVHYAACCGYVITSWLLRDALTFNKQADYLTAASGAGVAVAFGSPIGGVLFGLEEIATAREYTASALWKSFYVALGAVATLEYINPFRSGKIVLFNVTYDKDWRVQEIPVFIILGIFGGLYGKLVSKWNINYVHFRKTYLSKWPVQEVLVLVIITSSISYFNEFLKLDMTESMGILFHECQTNDNSSAFTHRLCQLDENTHMVSFLRVFCSLVIATVVRAILVVVSYGAKVPAGIFVPSMAIGATFGRALSLLVERFVSGAGVITPGAYAFLGAAATLCGITNLTLTVVVIMFELTGAFIYILPTMLVVAVTRMVLSSSGTAAGIADQMILVNGFPILEEDDLGEFMSEYTARDIMAEDLITINDDIYLSELESLIYDTSQKSVNGYPIVQNQSEETSGKKCVGYVLRRHLITKLRVSETSSLDSNLTLVSFTRNLPPPTPDVAGQSLLSFKDIANPYPVTVKPEVLTSSLFRMFRKLGCKAIMVEECDVLKGLITKKDILRFERTKREEIFGPRYRFNASFDQKLWSIVERIIQRFSYAE encoded by the coding sequence ATGTCTGGTGCATATAGTCGACTGGGCAAGGGTGATGATGGCCGGAACCGTTTCGAGAATATCGCAGAGACGCAGAATTTTGACAGTTTTGTGACCATTGACCTGGTCTCCGAAGAAAATACCCCTATTAGCGGGAAATACGGCGACAGATACGACTTTGGAGTGCGATTTAGAAGGCTCAGAAAGCTTATTTGGGATCGATGTAGCACCGTCGTGACGCTCACATTGATAGCGGTAACGATTGGGTGCATTGCTGGATTTCTTCAGATATTTACGGAAACTCTGGTAAACTGGAAGACAGGATACTGCGCCAGAAATTGGCTGCTGAATAAATCATTCTGTTGTGTGGAGAAAGAGGTTTTGTCAAGCCAGAAAAGCCCCCTTTTGACGAAACGTCAGGAAATGGAATGTGTCAATAACGGACTGTGGGCGACATGGTCGTTTGGACCTCTTCCTTTCCTGATTTTTTTCTCACTGTCAGTGCTATTTGCTTTAGTGAGTACGCTTCTTGTCAAGCATGTTGCTCCCATGGCTACTGGGTCGGGGATAACTGAGATAAAAGTATGGGTGTCGGGCTTCAAGTACAAGGATGAGTTCTTAAATCTCTCAACACTGGTGGTAAAGAGCATCGCCTTGCCGTTGACTATCTCCTCGGGACTGAGTGTTGGGAAGGAAGGCCCTTCGGTTCATTACGCAGCCTGTTGCGGTTACGTTATCACGAGCTGGCTTTTGCGGGATGCGCTGACATTTAACAAGCAGGCCGACTATCTGACCGCTGCTAGCGGCGCAGGCGTAGCAGTTGCCTTCGGATCTCCGATCGGTGGCGTGCTGTTTGGtttggaagaaatcgcGACAGCTAGGGAATACACTGCATCGGCACTTTGGAAGTCTTTCTACGTGGCACTTGGCGCTGTGGCCACCCTGGAGTACATAAATCCCTTCAGAAGCGGTAAAATTGTTCTTTTCAATGTCACGTACGATAAAGACTGGAGAGTTCAGGAGATACCAGTTTTCATTATCTTGGGAATTTTTGGTGGGCTGTACGGGAAGCTCGTCAGCAAATGGAACATCAACTACGTTCATTTTCGCAAAACTTATTTGTCCAAGTGGCCAGTGCAAGAGGTTCTAGTTTTGGTCATTATTACAAGCTCAATCTCGTATTTTAATGAGTTCTTGAAACTGGATATGACTGAAAGTATGGGAATTCTGTTTCACGAGTGCCAAACAAACGACAATTCATCTGCATTCACTCACAGGTTATGCCAACTCGACGAAAATACACATATGGTCAGTTTCTTGAGAGTGTTCTGTTCACTAGTTATTGCAACTGTCGTGAGGGCCATCCTGGTTGTTGTTTCTTATGGAGCTAAAGTTCCTGCGGGCATATTTGTTCCCTCTATGGCAATCGGGGCAACATTTGGCAGAGCTTTGAGTCTGTTGGTCGAAAGGTTTGTGAGTGGAGCAGGTGTTATCACGCCAGGAGCGTATGCATTTCTAGGTGCTGCCGCAACCTTATGTGGCATCACGAACTTAACTTTGACAGTTGTGGTGATCATGTTCGAGCTAACCGGTGCATTCATTTACATTCTGCCGACAATGCTTGTGGTGGCCGTTACGCGAATGGTTTTGTCCTCCTCTGGAACCGCCGCAGGTATCGCAGATCAAATGATTTTGGTTAATGGATTTCCCATACTGGAGGAGGATGATCTTGGCGAGTTCATGAGTGAATATACGGCCAGAGATATAATGGCTGAAGATCTAATAACCATCAACGATGATATATATCTCTCGGAGTTGGAGTCCCTAATTTATGATACATCTCAAAAGTCCGTAAATGGCTATCCAATAGTACAGAACCAATCTGAGGAAACATCAGGGAAAAAATGCGTCGGTTACGTTCTTAGAAGGCATTTAATTACGAAGTTAAGAGTCTCTGAAACCAGTTCCTTAGACTCCAATCTGACATTGGTCAGCTTTACTCGAAATTTACCTCCGCCCACCCCTGACGTTGCAGGGCAGAGTCTTTTGAGTTTCAAAGATATTGCCAATCCTTACCCTGTTACAGTTAAACCTGAGGTTTTAACATCATCGTTATTCCGCATGTTCAGAAAGTTGGGTTGTAAAGCAATTATGGTTGAAGAATGTGATGTGCTAAAGGGTCTAATCACCAAAAAGGACATTCTTAGGTTTGAGAGGACAAAGCGTGAGGAAATCTTTGGTCCACGCTATCGCTTTAATGCCtcttttgatcaaaaactGTGGTCAATCGTTGAGCGTATCATCCAGCGATTCTCCTATGCCGAATAA